The DNA sequence CCACAGGGAAGGCACTCACTTATATTGAAACGGATGTAGCCTTAAGAAGAGGTTATTTAGTTCCTTGGCAAAAAAGTGCGGTAGAGGCCCCAAAAACCGCTCTCCAATTATTGGAAGCAGACAAAGGCGGTTTAGTTTTCCAACCGGATGTCAGTGAAGGAAAAACGGCGGAAAATGTTGCACAATTGGATTTTGCTCAGATGTATCCGAGCATCATGGCAATGCATAATATTTCTCCAGAATGTGTGAACTGCCTATGCTGCGTTGATGATGAAACAGTTCCCAAGGCACCGGATATAGGATATCGTATATGCGACAAACGTAAAGGAGTTGTTTCGGAAGCCTTGGAGCATGTGTTGGAAAGAAGGGCCTATTACAAAAAACAAGCCAAGGTCACTTCCGGAAAACAATTAGAGGACTACGAAGCAAAACAAGCCAGCTTAAAATGGATGCTAGTCACTTCTTTCGGATACTTAGGGTATAGAAATGCAAAATTCGGAAGATTAGAAAGTCACGAAAGTGTAAACGCATTCGGAAGAGAAAAACTTCTACTCGCAAAAGAAACTGCAGAAGAATTCGGCTATGAGTTCGTTCACGCAATCACGGACAGTTTATTCATTAAAAACTATAACTCTTCTCCATTAAGCGCATCCGAGCTAAACTCTTTGTGTTTAGAAATACAAAAAAGGACCGGGATCCGAATGGAAGTGGATGGGATATATACCTGGTTACTTTTTCCTCCGTCTAGTCAAGATTCCGAGATGCCCGTAGCGAACAGGTATATGGGAAGATTCCAATCCGGAAAATTGAAATGCAGAGGAATAGGGGCCAGAAGAAAGGATCTTCCCTACTTTATAACAAGTGCACAAAGTGAAATGTTGGAATGGATGAAAACTAAAATTACGATCCAAGATCTAAAAAAGTCCGAATCTGAAATTTTATCCATCTATCATAAATATGATTCTATGATCCGGCAGAATTGTATCCCTCCTGAAAATCTTCTACTTCTCAAATCCAGTTCCAGAGAATTGGAAGAATATGAAGTAATGGGAGCCACTGCACTTTCTATGATGAAACTAAAAGATTTTGGAATGCATGTACAGGCAGGAGAAAAGATAAAATACTTAGTATTGAACCAGAAATCGAAAACCAAGGATAGAAGATATATGCCGGAAGAAGAATTACAACTCCATCCGAACAGGATCAAAAGAACAGGTTTCGACAAAGAATATTATAGAAAAATGTTAGTTGGGGTCTTCCGGGAAGTTTGGGCGGAATTCGCATCTTTCAAGGATTTTGATTCTCTTATAGATCCACAAGGAAGATTCGAATTTTAGATCATAATGCGCCTTTCTGCATCAATTCTAAATTCTTAATATATCTATCCCTTTCTCCAGGATGGTCCGATTTACTCTTAAATTCAAGGCCTAAGGTCAAATTTCCATCTTCGTCCTTTCCCCACCAGCGAATCACGGCGGAAACTGTCAAAGGAGCCTGCATTTTGAATAGAACATCGAATATAAAACCCTCTTGTTTAGGTAAGGTATCAATCAGATTCGGATCGTGTATCTTTACCTTAAGTCCTTTAGGTGAAGCATCTAAAATTGTAAATTTTTCAGTGGTCTTGATCGTATTCGATTCTTTGATCCGGCCCACAACTTCGTCTGAAAGTCTTCCTAGTTCCGCCAAATAATCCGAACTGAGTTTTTTATCCTTACTTTGGATCCAGATATAACCTATCGGAACCGGTTGATCCGAATGGTTTTTGTAAATGATAGGACGAATGAGTTCAGAAACAATTTTTTGGTCCTTAAATTTACGAATGATAGTCCCAATATCATCGTCAATATCTTTGGAATAATCCAAACGATCCGGTCCTGACTCAGAATAAGAATTAGCGTTTTGTGTGTCTTCTAATAGCAAAGACTTTCGGGAACGTTTTACAATCTCGAACTTTCTGTCTAACCCAGGTTTAAATGTCTCGATCACTATATTATCCGTACTGTTCTTTTTCAGACGGTTCTTATAATCTTCTAAATTCACCTTTATCAAAGTCGGAATATTGAACATATTCGCTTCGATTACAGTTTTAGGCGTGATTAGATTCGTAACTACAGCTTTGCCGTTCGAGACTTGGACCCTGGCACTTTCCCGGTTCAATTTCGCAATCGCCAGTCTTTCCACTTTTAAAAGGTAAAGGTCCTTCTCCGCTTTTTGAAGGAACTGACAGTCAATTTCTATATATTTAGCGAGGATCTTGAATAAAGAGACCTTCTTCTCTCCGGTTTCTTCCCAATCCTCAGGCATACGGATCAGGATCTTCTCATCCTCTTCCAAATACTTTTTGATGACGGCCTTTTGCTCGAAAGGATAGATCTTAAGGGAAAGTTCCTGGTCTAGTAGATATTTCAGAATAACATGCTTTTTCTGATCTTTAGAAACTATATAATCTAAAGCTCTGGAATTCTTTTCAAAATATTGCATAATCCGACTATACTTCTTTTATTAAGCGAATTGATTCTTTTCGAATTAACCGACTCACAATTTATTCTTGGAATGTCTTTCGTTTTCGATTTTTTTGAGGTGAAATCGTCTTCTTTTGGAAAAAAATTTTTACCAAATTTTGTCCGTTAGGGAACACGGATCCAGACTAACGTATCACTCGATTTAGGGAGAGTCTGAAAAGGTGGGAAAAATCCTCGAAAAGTCGAGTTTTACCTAGGTTTTCATAAACTAATTTTTTTATTTGATATAGGACTAATCTAAATTTAAAGAAAACGTTTCTAAAAATTAATCGATTGACTATCGTTCAATTTGGAAATAAATTATTAATCAAATTTTGAGTTTGGGATATATATGAAAAAACTACTCATCGTCCAGCTTCTCATCTTGATTCTCTCTGCTCATTCTAAACTTGGCCTTAGCGCGGATGGATGTTATATCTGCGGTTCCGGCTCTAGCTCTAACTGTAGGGATTATTGTAGCTATTCGGGTTCTGATACTTCTGAAAGTCGTAAAAAATGTGAAAAATCAGGATGTAAGATCGGAGGAACAGCAAGTTGTCCATCTGCTGTTAATTATAAAGTTTGTTCTGCTTCTATTTTCGATTCTCCTATCGATAAGAAAAGTCTCCTCGCATCCCTTCTCGCTAAATAGCTTCTAGCCCGGGGGATGACCCCGGGTGTCTTTTCTTACTTTAAAGTATTTATATATTCACTTAAGTCAGAACTGATCTTTTGGGAACTTGCTTCAAATACCATAGGTGGATTCGTTCCCAACGTAGGGCTGAACATTCCAAGACAGCTCAAACTTCCGATTCCACATTCTTTAGGATTCGGGGAGATCCATAATGCTCTCCAAACAGAATAATTATTATCATATTCCAGTTCTTTGAGCAAATTTAGGTTTTTATCATATACTAAAACTTTTGTATTCGCTGCATACGCCTCGTAAGAAGGCAAGATCCCTAAGGTTGCCACACTGAATAAACTTGAAAAAATGGTGATAAAGTTCAGACCTACATTCCTTGTTTTTTCAAAAACAGGATAATGAAGACCTACAATATAGTAATCGTAAGGAAGATTTTTGAACGAGTATATATAATTATCCCCGGTTTTTGAGATCTCCAAAAACTTTTCTAATTCTTTGATGCCGGTAGGACCCGTTACCTCTAGGAAAGATTTTGCGAATTTTGAAACCTTCTCCGTAGCCAAATCCTTTCTAATTCCGTTCGGTTTATTTTCTCCAGGAATAGGAAAACTTCCTCCGACAGGTTCTTTGATCGTACGAGAATATGGATCTGAGAGAGCTTCAAAATCCACGGTTCCATCCGGATTTTTTAATTTTGTGGATTTGAATGTATTAAATCCTATATAAGCAATCCTGAATTTTTTAATAAGTGGTTTTGTAGGAGCTCCTACATCGCTGTTTTGGGTAAGAGAATATCTAGAAGCGCAGGCATTGGATAAAAATAAGAAGAAGATGGAAAGGACCAGTAAACGCATTTGGAAACCCTAAACGAATTTTCTATAAGATTCCAGTAAAAAATTTACTTCGGTTAGGGATTAAATTCTCAAACTTCTTCTTTGGAAGGGATCAAGACCAAAGCCAAACTGCATAGAGCGATCACTAAAGTGACTGGAGTGAACACAGTCGTTTCAGTAGAATTCAAAGAGAATATATTTCCCAGAGTATTCAAAGAAAAGATTACAACCATGATCCAGATTGTGATCCGAACAACCCGCCCGGAGATCGGAAGTTTAATAAATTTGGAATCGAGAGCGATCACCATTAGAAAGATTGCATTTAGAAGTATTGAGATCGATTCGAATACGATCATCTGTTCCGAGGTTTCTAGTCTTCCACCCCATACTATGGAAAAAGGGACAGCACCGGATATGATAATCGTATGAAATATGATGGAACAGGAAAAAAATAGAAGAAGCAAGCCTGCAGCGAACTTTCGGATCAGTATTTTTTTATTCATGGTGTTTTCTCTCCCTTCTCATATAGCAAAAAAAATCCCCCAACGAATCAAATTCGGAGGGGGTTTTGTGAATTTTGAAACGGATAAAAGAACGTTCTTCTTTTACTTTTTCAGCTCAGGTGCCAGATCTGCCAGAGGAACCTTATCTTTCGGAAGGTTTCTGTAGATATCATATTCGAACCCGTCCGCAGATCTTCCTTTTGAATCAGGTCCTGCGTTAGGATCGTTTTTATAATTATATCTGTCTCTGTCCTCTCTGTCTAAGAAAGGTTTATAATCGGAACGATATCCCCATTTGAAAACTGAATCATCAGGATTCTGCGCGACAACTAAACAAGATGGGTCTACCCAACCTTCGTTTTTCTCTGTCTTGATACGGACCAATTTTTTCGCGATATAGTAATGGTTTCTGTAATCATAAACCTTTACAACAGTTCCAACAGGAAGGAGTTCTATTTGCACGGAACCCGACTGGTCGTCGGAAAGAATTCCGACTTTAGGATCCAGTTTATCTTTTTCTAATGTAGGACAGTTAATATTCCCTACAATTTGAGCGGTGTTGGAGCAAGCTCCCAAAGCGAGAGCTGCAATTCCGAGGATCGTAATATTTAATGCTAATTTTCTCATGATCCTTTTCCTTATTGGTGATGGTGTAAAGCTTCTTCCAATCTCGGATCTCCCACCGGGATCAAAGGAGCTTTCTCCAATCTTTTCAGAACTACCAGACCGAATAATCCGATCACACCTACTACTGATCCTAAAGATACCAGGTATCCTCCGAAGGAGAAATCCACGAAATTAGCAGGGTATACCAACCAGAAAATCTCGGTAGCTTGAGTGAAGATAACCCAAAGAGCAACTTTCACCAAGAAATCGATGTCTCTTTTGTTTGGACGGTTTAACAAGAGCATAAAAGGAACCGCAAACTTAATTGCAGGCAATGCTAAAGTAAGATATTCCCATCCACCGGTCAGTCTTTGCTCATAGAAGAAAGTTTCTTCCGGAATGGAAGCATACCAGATCAACATGAACTGAGAGAAACCAACATAAGCCCAGAATACTGTGAAACCGAGTAAGAATTTCCCTAAGTCATGGATATGGTTTTCGTTCACCAGGTTTCCTAAGAATCCTTTCTTCTTCAGATAATACGCCATGATTATGAAAGAAGAAAGTCCTGCCTGGTAAGCTCCTGCGAAGCAGTAAACTCCGAACATGGTAGAGAACCAGTGTGGAGTAAGAGACATTACCAACATGATGGAAACTAAGGAGAAAGAAAGAGCGAAGAATATGATATATCCTCCGGCTAACTTCGCATTGAATTGAGTATGTTTAACGTCTTTGTCACTGTCTTGAGTTACGGATTTCTTATAGAAAAGATATCCGAATGCAGACCAAGCAGCTCCTAAAACAACCACCATCACGGAGAAAAATCCGATGTTTAAGAGCGGTTTTTTGTGTTTTAGAAGTTTATCAGCCTCTACAGCTTCTGCGTGAGTCCACTCATATAGATCATGAGCTCCGAAGATCAAAACAAGAAGAAGGACAGCCGCAACAGGTACGAATAATCCATAAGTTTCGGAAATTCTACGGAGAGTTACCGGCCAATGAGCACCGGTAATATGAGCCAAAGAGGTAAAGAAGATCCCTGCAAGTGTAATCCCCAAAATGAAAAATGCACCGACCAGATATGCAGACCAAGCCGGGTTAGAATGTCCACCTTCATGACGAAGTTCAGGATGTCCAAGACCGAATGCCGCAAGACCGATACTTGCTAGTCCTACTAGGATCATTCCGACCAGAGCGTTTCTGGTTTTGGAATCCAACTTAAAGTTGATTAAGTTTTGTTCTACTTTAACTTCCATTATTTACCAGCCGTTCTGTCGTATTCTTGTAATTTACGAACATATAATATGATTTTCCAACGATCCTCAGGAAGAACTTGAGAAGCATAACTT is a window from the Leptospira andrefontaineae genome containing:
- a CDS encoding DNA polymerase domain-containing protein; its protein translation is MNLQTAKGYLFDVYHAEDMVYLWLKNEKGESQLFLDKFNPIIYARGESDLLKKLVKRLFELDAIVDIPVPENRKLFYENKTVPVLKITITKPSILPKISRKLYALYGKFEIYHSDLDLPTSYMFQKGLFPLCKMEIDYTEDPGAKRIVNIRTEDSPSEMDYEVPKFKIMYLNLQKSHRISIENNPLIVRTDTDYHELSGKNPRRLLEKLDILLREEDPDILLTRYGDQVILPYLFYQSQRQGFLPALDRDRTTPIRRNISTKGTSYFTYGNIVFRAPSYPLFGRWHIDSKNSFVYKEADLMGVVELARLSRLPMQKMARASTGKALTYIETDVALRRGYLVPWQKSAVEAPKTALQLLEADKGGLVFQPDVSEGKTAENVAQLDFAQMYPSIMAMHNISPECVNCLCCVDDETVPKAPDIGYRICDKRKGVVSEALEHVLERRAYYKKQAKVTSGKQLEDYEAKQASLKWMLVTSFGYLGYRNAKFGRLESHESVNAFGREKLLLAKETAEEFGYEFVHAITDSLFIKNYNSSPLSASELNSLCLEIQKRTGIRMEVDGIYTWLLFPPSSQDSEMPVANRYMGRFQSGKLKCRGIGARRKDLPYFITSAQSEMLEWMKTKITIQDLKKSESEILSIYHKYDSMIRQNCIPPENLLLLKSSSRELEEYEVMGATALSMMKLKDFGMHVQAGEKIKYLVLNQKSKTKDRRYMPEEELQLHPNRIKRTGFDKEYYRKMLVGVFREVWAEFASFKDFDSLIDPQGRFEF
- a CDS encoding DUF1577 domain-containing protein; protein product: MQYFEKNSRALDYIVSKDQKKHVILKYLLDQELSLKIYPFEQKAVIKKYLEEDEKILIRMPEDWEETGEKKVSLFKILAKYIEIDCQFLQKAEKDLYLLKVERLAIAKLNRESARVQVSNGKAVVTNLITPKTVIEANMFNIPTLIKVNLEDYKNRLKKNSTDNIVIETFKPGLDRKFEIVKRSRKSLLLEDTQNANSYSESGPDRLDYSKDIDDDIGTIIRKFKDQKIVSELIRPIIYKNHSDQPVPIGYIWIQSKDKKLSSDYLAELGRLSDEVVGRIKESNTIKTTEKFTILDASPKGLKVKIHDPNLIDTLPKQEGFIFDVLFKMQAPLTVSAVIRWWGKDEDGNLTLGLEFKSKSDHPGERDRYIKNLELMQKGAL
- a CDS encoding Lp29 family lipoprotein → MRLLVLSIFFLFLSNACASRYSLTQNSDVGAPTKPLIKKFRIAYIGFNTFKSTKLKNPDGTVDFEALSDPYSRTIKEPVGGSFPIPGENKPNGIRKDLATEKVSKFAKSFLEVTGPTGIKELEKFLEISKTGDNYIYSFKNLPYDYYIVGLHYPVFEKTRNVGLNFITIFSSLFSVATLGILPSYEAYAANTKVLVYDKNLNLLKELEYDNNYSVWRALWISPNPKECGIGSLSCLGMFSPTLGTNPPMVFEASSQKISSDLSEYINTLK
- a CDS encoding Lsa16 family lipoprotein adhesin; translated protein: MRKLALNITILGIAALALGACSNTAQIVGNINCPTLEKDKLDPKVGILSDDQSGSVQIELLPVGTVVKVYDYRNHYYIAKKLVRIKTEKNEGWVDPSCLVVAQNPDDSVFKWGYRSDYKPFLDREDRDRYNYKNDPNAGPDSKGRSADGFEYDIYRNLPKDKVPLADLAPELKK